A genomic region of Enterococcus sp. 12C11_DIV0727 contains the following coding sequences:
- a CDS encoding sensor histidine kinase — translation MNKQLSKKQRIHYFLINLISFASIFLILGLIVFQLVQTSIYQTVDHDLKRLSQDQKFLSHQLLQVERTQGDPSQLAKFDTPPPNNFQQQVILWSKEGDILNEAELGSRFYDFQKLTLSTDDLNKITSVQTKDSNNRSLQFRSITLAVTNSEQVAYVQLLVNIDPIKGTVEQFKQILIICMIIFGLLSIALSYFLSKWFMKPILISWKKQQEFVENASHELRTPLTIIQAKLEKLFTKPNHTILEESETIALSLDEVQRLSQLTSDLLLLARSDSNSLTLEKEPVKINSFLKTVLIPYQELATAEAKEFIIDLGEEQQLLFDKKRIHQLLIILLDNALKYTAPGEKITVFSTVKNNEWLLKISDTGIGIAAEKKSAVFERFYRGEESRNRKTGGYGIGLAIAKWIVDEHQGKIDLLDTDPKGTTVMLRFPVK, via the coding sequence ATGAATAAACAACTGAGTAAAAAGCAGAGAATCCATTATTTTCTGATCAATTTGATTTCATTTGCAAGTATCTTTTTAATCCTAGGCTTGATTGTTTTTCAATTAGTCCAAACATCAATTTATCAAACAGTTGATCATGATCTAAAGCGACTTTCCCAAGATCAAAAATTTTTATCGCATCAATTACTCCAAGTAGAGCGCACGCAAGGCGATCCCTCTCAGCTAGCCAAATTTGATACACCACCACCTAATAATTTTCAACAACAGGTGATTCTTTGGTCTAAAGAGGGAGACATACTCAATGAAGCTGAATTAGGTTCGCGTTTTTATGACTTTCAGAAGTTAACGTTATCAACGGATGACTTAAATAAAATCACTAGCGTTCAAACAAAAGATAGTAACAATCGTTCATTACAGTTTCGCTCAATCACTTTAGCGGTTACGAATTCAGAACAGGTCGCTTATGTTCAACTTCTAGTAAATATTGATCCGATTAAAGGAACGGTTGAGCAATTCAAACAAATCTTAATTATCTGTATGATTATTTTCGGGTTATTGTCGATCGCTTTAAGTTACTTTCTTTCAAAATGGTTTATGAAACCCATTTTGATTTCTTGGAAAAAACAGCAAGAATTTGTTGAAAATGCTTCTCATGAGTTGCGAACACCATTAACGATCATCCAAGCAAAATTAGAGAAATTATTTACTAAACCAAACCATACTATTTTAGAAGAGTCAGAAACGATTGCTTTATCACTAGATGAAGTACAACGCCTGAGCCAGCTGACTAGTGACTTACTTTTATTGGCACGATCAGATTCCAACTCGTTGACATTGGAAAAAGAACCTGTAAAAATCAACAGTTTTTTAAAAACTGTACTCATACCATATCAAGAATTGGCTACTGCAGAAGCAAAAGAGTTCATTATTGATTTAGGAGAAGAACAACAATTGCTTTTCGATAAGAAAAGAATTCATCAGTTACTGATTATCTTGTTGGATAATGCTCTAAAGTATACCGCTCCTGGTGAAAAAATAACTGTCTTTTCGACTGTCAAAAATAACGAGTGGCTACTTAAGATTAGCGACACTGGCATTGGAATTGCTGCAGAAAAAAAGAGCGCTGTTTTTGAACGGTTTTATCGAGGAGAAGAGTCTAGGAACCGTAAAACAGGTGGATACGGAATCGGGTTAGCTATTGCTAAATGGATCGTAGATGAACACCAAGGAAAAATCGACTTACTAGATACAGACCCAAAAGGTACAACAGTTATGCTACGTTTTCCTGTAAAATAA
- a CDS encoding response regulator transcription factor, whose amino-acid sequence MLKILLVEDDEILSDSILEILSEIGEITQIYDGAEALYEGERGIYDLIVLDLMLPTISGEQVLTALRKKSIYTPVLILTAKDGLEDKVNGFKNGGDDYLTKPFHREELLLRVQALARRSLGMNSKNELVIGPLCLELDNRQASFNGNEITLQGKEFDLLHYLMQNQGRIITKDQLFDRIWGFQSDTTLTVVEVYMSNLRKNLKPWGIDRWIKTLRNVGYLFEVPEDVKHE is encoded by the coding sequence CTGTTAAAAATATTATTAGTTGAAGATGACGAAATTTTGTCGGATAGCATTTTAGAGATTTTATCTGAAATCGGTGAAATCACGCAAATTTATGATGGAGCAGAAGCACTGTACGAGGGTGAACGTGGGATCTATGATTTAATCGTTCTAGATTTAATGTTGCCGACCATATCTGGTGAACAGGTTTTGACGGCATTGAGAAAAAAAAGCATCTATACACCGGTTCTGATTTTAACCGCTAAAGATGGCTTAGAAGATAAAGTGAATGGGTTTAAAAATGGTGGCGATGACTATTTAACCAAACCATTTCATCGCGAAGAACTATTACTGCGTGTTCAGGCACTGGCTCGTCGATCATTAGGAATGAACAGTAAAAATGAGCTAGTGATCGGACCGCTATGTTTAGAGTTAGATAATCGACAAGCCAGTTTTAATGGCAATGAAATCACGCTGCAAGGAAAAGAATTTGATTTATTACACTACTTGATGCAAAATCAGGGACGAATCATTACGAAAGATCAATTATTTGACCGCATTTGGGGCTTTCAATCAGATACAACACTCACTGTTGTTGAAGTCTATATGAGTAATTTAAGAAAGAACTTGAAGCCATGGGGCATCGATCGTTGGATTAAGACCTTACGTAATGTTGGTTACCTTTTTGAAGTACCAGAGGATGTGAAACATGAATAA
- a CDS encoding DUF1269 domain-containing protein, translating into MSKRVIIMHFEVESQAYQAFSEIKKLYVEKKIKGEQMAVVTHINDGVHQFKIDDFLDFTGNNHTSKNSMIGMLIGILGGPLGILLGWFAGSLFGASQDAKEIQGAQTVFEHVTKQIGVGETGLILIAEEDDNRPLNQLIMNELGGEITRLDFEDVEKEITDAKAVEKETKDSAEKSWQDKKQDTSEKDEK; encoded by the coding sequence ATGTCGAAACGTGTTATTATTATGCATTTTGAAGTAGAGAGCCAAGCTTACCAAGCATTTTCAGAGATAAAAAAATTGTATGTTGAGAAAAAAATCAAAGGAGAGCAAATGGCTGTTGTAACCCATATAAACGATGGGGTTCATCAATTTAAAATTGATGATTTCTTAGACTTTACTGGTAATAATCATACATCAAAAAATAGTATGATCGGTATGTTGATCGGCATTTTAGGCGGTCCGCTAGGAATTTTACTAGGTTGGTTTGCAGGAAGTCTCTTTGGTGCTTCTCAAGATGCTAAAGAGATTCAAGGTGCACAAACAGTTTTTGAACATGTGACAAAACAAATCGGTGTAGGCGAAACAGGACTCATTCTGATTGCTGAAGAAGATGACAATCGCCCTTTAAATCAGTTGATTATGAATGAATTAGGCGGAGAAATTACCCGCTTAGATTTTGAAGATGTCGAAAAAGAGATCACAGATGCCAAAGCAGTTGAAAAAGAAACAAAAGACTCTGCTGAAAAATCTTGGCAAGATAAAAAGCAAGATACAAGTGAAAAAGACGAAAAGTAA
- a CDS encoding carbohydrate-binding domain-containing protein has translation MKKTKFNLTILSLLLITLLAGCAKEETVKTTTSTTKNSEQVVSVQEATKTADNKYGVYEDEDFDEEYDKNTATTIELKDSGSVITGSGVSEKDKIVSITAGGTYIITGNYHGQLKINANEETVHLVLNNVEITNDSSSAIYVEQAKKVITTLAQGTNNTLSDGSDYTFTTTDQTEPDATFYSKDDLTINGTGNLEVSGNYSNGIRSKDDLVITNGTIKVTAKNNAIKGKDSVSIADGTFTLTTTEGDGIQANNSTDIDKGWIAIDGGTFAIQSGNDGIQAETNLSIGKAEIQIQTAKGYDDQSIDTTASYKGLKASGNIIIEDGEFDLNTADDAIHSNATVTINNGMFSLASGDDGIHADTDLLINNGTINVSHSYEGLEGATVTINNGDISVNASDDGINAAGGSSGEAEAGGQFGPDSFGEPGGQPGGGGDSTKFIEINGGTTYVNADGDGIDSNGDVRMTDGTLIVNGPTDNGNAALDYDGTFTMTGGLLAASGSAGMAMSASDVSTQASLSLYFDETQKAGTVVHLENAAGDSIISLAPDKDFSHITISSPNLKVGETITLFTGGKESGTAKNGLYSNSNYTNGTELAKITLDSILTSIDQSGAVVTGSQMGGGPGGQGPR, from the coding sequence ATGAAAAAAACGAAATTCAACTTAACGATCTTAAGCCTGTTGCTTATTACTCTATTGGCTGGTTGTGCAAAAGAAGAGACCGTCAAAACAACAACATCGACAACAAAAAATTCAGAGCAGGTCGTCTCGGTTCAAGAAGCAACAAAAACAGCTGACAACAAATATGGTGTGTATGAAGATGAAGATTTTGATGAAGAATATGATAAAAATACCGCAACAACAATCGAGTTAAAGGACTCTGGTAGCGTCATTACCGGTTCAGGCGTCTCTGAAAAAGATAAGATCGTCTCAATTACTGCTGGTGGAACATATATTATAACGGGTAATTACCATGGCCAACTGAAAATCAACGCTAACGAGGAAACAGTTCATTTAGTTTTAAATAATGTTGAAATAACAAATGACTCTTCTTCAGCCATTTACGTTGAGCAAGCTAAAAAAGTGATTACAACTTTAGCTCAAGGAACAAACAATACTCTTTCAGATGGTTCTGACTATACATTTACTACTACTGATCAAACCGAACCCGATGCTACATTTTATAGTAAAGATGATTTAACGATTAATGGGACTGGGAATCTAGAAGTTAGTGGCAACTATAGCAACGGGATTCGCAGCAAAGACGATTTAGTGATTACTAATGGAACAATCAAAGTCACTGCTAAAAATAATGCAATCAAAGGCAAAGATTCCGTATCAATTGCAGATGGAACATTTACGCTAACAACTACTGAAGGAGATGGAATTCAAGCCAATAATAGTACTGATATAGATAAAGGGTGGATCGCTATCGATGGTGGGACATTTGCGATTCAATCAGGAAATGATGGGATTCAAGCAGAAACTAACTTATCGATCGGGAAAGCTGAGATCCAAATTCAGACAGCAAAAGGTTATGACGATCAATCAATTGATACTACGGCTAGTTACAAAGGCTTAAAAGCTTCTGGTAATATTATTATAGAGGATGGAGAATTTGATTTAAACACAGCTGATGATGCAATCCATTCAAATGCGACTGTTACGATCAATAACGGAATGTTTTCGTTAGCAAGTGGTGATGACGGGATTCATGCGGATACTGATTTGTTGATCAATAACGGAACGATCAATGTTAGCCATTCGTATGAAGGGTTAGAAGGTGCAACCGTGACCATTAATAACGGGGACATTTCTGTCAACGCATCAGACGATGGAATCAATGCTGCAGGAGGCAGTTCTGGCGAAGCAGAAGCTGGTGGTCAATTTGGACCAGACTCATTTGGAGAACCTGGCGGCCAACCAGGTGGTGGTGGAGATAGTACTAAATTTATCGAAATAAATGGTGGAACCACCTACGTAAATGCTGATGGCGATGGTATTGACAGCAATGGGGATGTTCGGATGACAGATGGAACGCTGATTGTAAATGGACCTACTGATAACGGTAATGCAGCCCTTGATTATGATGGAACCTTCACTATGACTGGTGGTCTATTGGCAGCAAGCGGTAGCGCAGGTATGGCGATGAGTGCAAGCGACGTTTCTACCCAAGCATCCTTAAGTTTATATTTTGACGAAACACAAAAAGCTGGAACAGTGGTTCACTTGGAAAATGCTGCAGGTGATTCGATTATTTCCCTTGCTCCAGACAAAGACTTTTCTCATATTACCATTAGTTCGCCAAACCTAAAAGTCGGAGAAACTATAACGTTATTTACTGGTGGTAAAGAATCAGGCACAGCTAAAAATGGTTTATACAGCAATAGCAACTATACAAATGGAACAGAGCTAGCCAAAATTACCCTTGATAGCATATTAACTTCAATTGATCAATCTGGTGCGGTAGTCACCGGCAGTCAAATGGGGGGCGGACCTGGCGGCCAAGGACCCAGATAA
- a CDS encoding DUF4956 domain-containing protein — protein MLSSLLVESSVELSLKQLLVCIVTSVLLGLLVACVHMYRNVYSKNFVITLAVLPLLVQLVIMLVNGNLGTGVAVLGAFSLIRFRSVAGGAREITSIFWSMGIGLATGMGYVHYIVLFSIVIALFLILLNTIHFGEKQKVAEREIKITIPEDLDYPGLFDDLFQQYTYAANLDSVKTTNMGSLYELRYRVTLKDNQKEKELMDAMRVRNGNLTIVFGKVSTNREEL, from the coding sequence ATGTTATCTAGTTTATTAGTAGAAAGTTCAGTTGAGTTATCATTAAAGCAGCTTTTAGTCTGTATTGTTACATCCGTTTTATTAGGTCTTTTAGTAGCTTGTGTCCATATGTATCGAAATGTCTATAGTAAAAACTTTGTGATTACGTTAGCTGTTTTACCACTATTGGTGCAATTAGTGATCATGTTAGTTAATGGTAATTTAGGAACTGGTGTTGCGGTTTTAGGTGCATTCAGTTTGATCAGGTTTCGCTCTGTAGCTGGAGGGGCTAGAGAGATCACCAGTATTTTCTGGTCAATGGGCATTGGTTTGGCAACTGGGATGGGTTATGTTCATTATATTGTTTTATTTTCCATTGTTATCGCATTGTTTTTAATCCTGTTGAACACCATTCACTTTGGGGAGAAACAAAAAGTTGCAGAAAGAGAAATAAAAATCACGATTCCTGAAGATTTAGATTATCCTGGTTTATTTGATGACCTGTTTCAACAATATACCTATGCGGCAAATTTGGACTCAGTAAAAACGACAAACATGGGTAGTTTATATGAATTACGGTATCGTGTTACCTTAAAGGATAACCAAAAAGAAAAGGAATTGATGGACGCAATGCGTGTTAGAAATGGTAATTTAACGATTGTTTTTGGGAAAGTTTCGACAAATAGAGAAGAATTGTAG
- a CDS encoding polyphosphate polymerase domain-containing protein: MVKLKNSFQRKEKKYALTEQQYQKLREKLDGFMQEDAYGLHTIISVYFDTEDYELIRHSVTKPVYKEKFRIRSYGVPKAESDVFLEIKKKVSGVVYKRRVALTYNAAKGYIQHPHAFELAKRKDQQIKQEIDWLLARKRLEPKVMIAYDRRALFACENEEFRVTFDFDIRYRKENLSHKLDDKGERVAPEIDVLMEVKALGAYPLWFSEILTELELYPTSFSKYAQTYQRYLYTLNPLSSKQREEFSHVI; this comes from the coding sequence ATGGTCAAACTAAAAAATAGCTTTCAAAGAAAAGAAAAAAAGTATGCACTGACAGAACAACAGTATCAAAAATTAAGAGAGAAGTTAGACGGTTTTATGCAAGAAGACGCTTATGGTCTACATACAATTATTTCAGTTTATTTTGATACGGAAGATTATGAACTAATCCGCCATTCAGTTACCAAACCTGTTTATAAAGAAAAATTTAGAATCCGTAGTTATGGTGTTCCTAAAGCAGAATCTGATGTCTTCTTAGAAATAAAAAAGAAAGTCAGCGGTGTGGTCTATAAAAGAAGAGTGGCGTTAACCTATAATGCAGCTAAAGGATATATTCAGCACCCACATGCATTTGAATTAGCGAAAAGAAAAGACCAGCAAATCAAACAGGAAATCGACTGGCTTTTAGCTAGAAAGAGATTAGAACCTAAAGTGATGATTGCATATGACAGACGAGCTTTATTCGCTTGTGAAAACGAAGAATTTAGAGTGACATTTGATTTTGATATTCGCTATCGAAAAGAAAATTTATCTCATAAATTAGATGACAAAGGAGAACGAGTAGCACCGGAAATCGATGTGTTGATGGAAGTTAAAGCTTTGGGTGCCTATCCTTTATGGTTTTCAGAAATTTTGACTGAACTAGAATTGTATCCAACTTCCTTTTCAAAGTATGCGCAAACATATCAACGTTATCTCTATACATTAAACCCATTAAGTAGTAAACAAAGAGAGGAATTTAGTCATGTTATCTAG
- the kynU gene encoding kynureninase has protein sequence MEREFQTTLAFAKELDEKDPLRSIRDRFYVQPGEIYMDGNSLGLASKDAEKVLLNMLDIWKKEGIKLWDGLFHYPGKLGEMTAPLINAFPEEIVITGSTTINIHQCISTLYKPTKDRYKILVDDLNFPTDRYAIDSQVQLRGYDPNDAVKVVKSVDGRLIDESSVIDAMTDDVAIILLPTVLYRSSQVLDMKRITKAAHQRGILIGWDLCHAIGAIPMDFKEVDPDFAIWCTYKYLSAGPGSIAGLYMNQKHFKETPGLAGWWGNKDETQFELKHEFEHQQDASGWQIGSPSFLAMAPLEGTLAIFNEVGMDKIREKSLSITAYLMYLIDEKLVKYGFCVGNPREDSKRGGHVCLEHEEAYRICKALKAANIIPDFREPNVIRLAPIALYNTYEEVYILVETLEDIALNKKYEQYSNERSLVV, from the coding sequence ATGGAAAGAGAATTTCAAACCACTCTTGCATTTGCAAAAGAATTAGATGAAAAAGATCCACTTAGAAGCATTAGAGATCGCTTTTATGTTCAACCTGGCGAAATTTATATGGATGGTAATTCTTTGGGCTTGGCATCGAAAGACGCTGAAAAAGTCTTACTAAATATGCTGGATATCTGGAAAAAAGAAGGAATCAAATTATGGGATGGATTGTTTCATTATCCTGGAAAATTAGGCGAGATGACAGCACCGTTGATCAATGCTTTTCCAGAAGAAATCGTCATTACAGGGAGTACAACAATCAACATCCATCAATGTATCAGCACGTTATATAAACCGACAAAAGATCGTTATAAAATTCTAGTTGATGATTTAAATTTCCCTACAGATCGTTATGCCATCGATAGTCAGGTACAGTTAAGAGGATATGATCCAAATGATGCCGTAAAAGTGGTAAAAAGCGTAGATGGACGATTGATTGATGAATCATCTGTTATTGATGCCATGACGGATGATGTTGCCATCATCTTATTGCCAACTGTTTTATATCGTAGTTCACAAGTTTTAGATATGAAACGAATAACAAAAGCTGCCCATCAAAGAGGGATTCTGATTGGTTGGGATTTATGCCATGCAATTGGGGCAATACCAATGGATTTTAAAGAAGTCGATCCAGATTTTGCAATTTGGTGTACGTACAAATATTTATCAGCTGGTCCTGGATCAATTGCGGGCCTTTATATGAATCAAAAACATTTTAAAGAGACACCTGGTTTAGCTGGTTGGTGGGGGAATAAGGATGAAACACAGTTTGAATTGAAACATGAATTTGAACATCAACAAGATGCAAGCGGATGGCAAATTGGATCCCCAAGCTTTTTAGCAATGGCACCTTTGGAAGGAACGTTAGCGATTTTTAATGAAGTAGGAATGGACAAGATTCGTGAAAAATCCTTGTCGATTACAGCATACTTGATGTATTTGATTGATGAAAAGCTTGTAAAATATGGTTTTTGTGTAGGAAATCCTCGTGAAGATAGCAAACGAGGTGGCCATGTCTGTTTAGAGCATGAAGAAGCCTACAGGATTTGTAAGGCCTTGAAAGCAGCAAATATTATTCCTGATTTCAGAGAACCAAATGTCATTCGTTTAGCGCCTATCGCGCTATATAATACCTACGAAGAAGTCTACATCCTAGTTGAAACCTTAGAAGATATTGCTCTAAACAAAAAATATGAGCAGTATAGTAATGAACGAAGCTTAGTCGTATAA
- a CDS encoding MFS transporter — translation MLRNRWVKFLLLYLGGVIVSLSQLKLVPIQNELGADLAISLSMVSWLMSIFTVSGIFLAIPGGAFVTRFGPKKLLVGLMGCLAIGNIWGAFSKSFWSLLISRAIEGISFSMIIMVGIVLINFWFKDSSSGIATGIWGTFSALGSMLAMNLFKPLAKTYGLRSLWLIIAVLSMIFLCLYLFLLDEPRSRSKTGSQADKGSFKKAIENKGIWLLALAQGCMAFILFAFINLYPQIYTQLYGLSETLANSYTGYFGLFGIPFGALAGYLIDKTKKGQVIIFCSFLLMLAATFWMGFLSNSFTFFAQLFALSAGASLASSCVMILVPKIVKEEQLIGTSISFINLFYYIGIFIGTPIVIKISDSSQSWIIAIYLLSGVGVIALIAVFGFVKLTKQNAVL, via the coding sequence ATGTTGAGAAACAGATGGGTAAAATTTCTTTTGTTATATTTGGGTGGAGTGATTGTTTCTTTAAGTCAATTGAAACTAGTTCCCATTCAAAATGAACTGGGGGCAGACTTAGCTATAAGTCTTTCAATGGTCTCGTGGTTAATGTCGATCTTCACAGTGTCAGGTATTTTTTTAGCAATCCCGGGCGGAGCGTTCGTTACTCGCTTTGGTCCTAAAAAATTATTAGTAGGTTTAATGGGTTGCTTGGCAATTGGAAATATCTGGGGAGCCTTTTCAAAAAGTTTTTGGTCATTATTGATTTCAAGAGCCATTGAAGGAATTTCTTTTTCAATGATTATTATGGTCGGAATTGTTTTGATCAACTTTTGGTTTAAAGATAGCAGTAGTGGGATCGCAACTGGGATTTGGGGAACTTTTTCGGCATTAGGATCAATGCTAGCAATGAATTTATTTAAACCATTAGCAAAAACATACGGTTTACGTTCACTTTGGCTGATCATTGCTGTTTTATCTATGATCTTTTTATGTCTATATCTTTTTTTATTAGATGAACCACGTAGTCGATCCAAAACTGGGTCACAAGCAGATAAAGGCTCATTCAAAAAAGCAATAGAAAATAAGGGGATTTGGCTATTAGCACTTGCACAAGGTTGCATGGCGTTTATATTGTTTGCCTTTATCAATCTTTATCCGCAAATTTACACACAACTATACGGATTGTCAGAGACCTTAGCTAATAGTTACACTGGATATTTTGGGCTATTCGGGATTCCATTTGGCGCATTGGCGGGTTATTTGATCGATAAGACTAAAAAGGGGCAAGTTATTATTTTCTGTTCATTTTTATTGATGTTAGCGGCTACTTTTTGGATGGGCTTTTTATCTAACAGTTTTACATTTTTCGCCCAGCTCTTTGCACTTTCAGCTGGAGCCAGTTTAGCTTCCTCATGTGTAATGATTTTAGTACCAAAAATAGTGAAAGAAGAACAATTGATCGGTACCAGTATTTCATTTATCAATTTATTTTATTATATCGGCATTTTTATTGGAACGCCGATTGTGATAAAAATTAGTGACTCAAGCCAATCATGGATAATTGCTATTTATTTACTTAGCGGCGTGGGCGTTATTGCTTTAATAGCTGTTTTTGGATTTGTTAAATTAACTAAACAGAACGCAGTCTTGTAA
- a CDS encoding Lrp/AsnC family transcriptional regulator: protein MDKTDRKLLQILHENSRISIVELSQKINLSRPSVKERINKLVEQGIIKNFTIQLSMEHIKQTITFFTELSNVTLPVRKVLALLKGSPYVNEVHIVSGEVNYLVKATVANTTEMKDLLAKWMEFANVKSSVVLETPVTNQLHFFNNDC from the coding sequence TTGGATAAAACGGATCGTAAACTTCTACAAATTCTTCATGAAAATTCAAGAATCTCAATCGTTGAGTTATCTCAAAAAATTAATTTAAGTCGTCCGAGTGTGAAGGAACGAATCAACAAGCTAGTTGAACAAGGTATCATCAAAAATTTTACGATACAACTTTCAATGGAGCATATTAAACAAACCATTACGTTTTTCACTGAATTAAGCAATGTTACTTTGCCTGTCAGAAAAGTTTTAGCACTCTTAAAAGGGAGTCCTTATGTCAACGAAGTACATATTGTCAGTGGTGAAGTGAATTATTTGGTGAAAGCAACAGTGGCCAATACCACTGAAATGAAAGATTTGCTTGCAAAGTGGATGGAGTTTGCCAACGTTAAAAGCTCTGTCGTTTTGGAAACGCCAGTCACTAATCAGCTGCATTTTTTCAATAATGATTGTTAA
- the obgE gene encoding GTPase ObgE has protein sequence MSMFLDQVTIDVKAGKGGDGMVAFRREKYVPDGGPAGGDGGQGGDVILVVEEGLRTLMDFRFNRHFKAQPGENGMSKGMHGRGSENTFVKVPPGTTVRDAETGTLIGDLIENGQTLTVAKGGRGGRGNIRFASAKNPAPEIAENGEPGQERKIELELKVLADVGLVGFPSVGKSTLLSVISSARPKIGAYHFTTLVPNLGMVSTSDGRSFAAADLPGLIEGASQGVGLGTQFLRHIERTRVILHVIDMSGMEGRDPYEDYLAINKELASHNMRLMERPQIIVANKMDMPEAEENLKKFKEKIEKERTDEYADHLPIFPISGVSRKGIEPLLNATADLIDVTPEFPLYEEEIVEDTVRYGFQPAGPEFTIDRDSDATWILSGESLARLFEMTNFEHDESVMRFARQLRGMGVDEALRARGAKDGDIVRIGEYEFEFVD, from the coding sequence ATGTCCATGTTTTTAGATCAGGTAACAATCGATGTCAAAGCCGGTAAGGGCGGCGACGGAATGGTTGCCTTTCGTAGAGAAAAATATGTTCCAGATGGCGGACCAGCTGGAGGAGATGGCGGTCAAGGAGGAGATGTGATCCTTGTTGTTGAAGAAGGATTACGGACATTGATGGATTTCCGTTTTAATCGTCATTTTAAAGCACAACCTGGAGAAAACGGGATGAGCAAAGGTATGCACGGACGTGGTTCGGAAAACACTTTTGTTAAAGTTCCCCCTGGTACAACCGTTCGTGATGCTGAAACTGGCACCTTGATCGGAGATTTGATTGAAAATGGTCAAACATTGACGGTCGCAAAAGGTGGACGCGGCGGACGCGGAAATATCCGTTTCGCCTCAGCAAAAAATCCAGCGCCTGAAATTGCTGAAAACGGTGAACCCGGGCAAGAAAGAAAAATCGAACTAGAATTAAAAGTATTAGCTGATGTTGGTTTAGTTGGTTTCCCATCTGTGGGAAAATCTACTTTACTATCTGTGATTTCATCGGCTAGACCTAAAATTGGTGCCTATCATTTTACAACATTAGTTCCTAATCTAGGAATGGTTTCAACGAGTGATGGACGAAGTTTTGCCGCTGCAGATTTACCTGGTTTGATCGAGGGGGCCTCACAAGGTGTTGGGCTTGGAACTCAGTTTTTACGTCATATTGAACGAACTAGAGTTATTTTACATGTGATCGATATGAGCGGGATGGAAGGCCGCGATCCTTACGAGGATTATCTAGCTATTAATAAAGAGCTAGCTTCTCACAATATGCGCTTAATGGAACGTCCGCAAATTATTGTAGCAAATAAAATGGATATGCCAGAAGCAGAAGAAAATTTAAAGAAATTCAAAGAAAAAATTGAAAAAGAACGTACCGATGAATATGCAGATCATCTGCCAATATTCCCAATTTCTGGGGTTTCACGTAAAGGGATTGAACCGTTGCTTAATGCAACAGCTGATTTGATTGATGTTACGCCAGAATTCCCATTATATGAAGAAGAAATCGTAGAGGATACTGTTCGTTATGGTTTCCAACCAGCAGGACCAGAGTTCACAATCGATCGTGATTCAGATGCAACATGGATTCTGTCTGGTGAATCATTAGCAAGACTATTCGAGATGACCAACTTTGAACATGATGAAAGTGTTATGCGTTTTGCTCGTCAATTACGTGGCATGGGCGTGGATGAAGCTTTACGCGCACGTGGAGCTAAAGATGGCGATATTGTTCGAATCGGCGAGTATGAATTTGAATTTGTAGATTAA